Proteins encoded together in one Cellulomonas gilvus ATCC 13127 window:
- a CDS encoding heavy metal translocating P-type ATPase, with protein sequence MSDACGCSDDETTPAGKEAEEHEAERLWEVSELRFAAVAGVLLLAGLIAGSMEQPAVALVLNWVALLVGAWTFVPSTLRRLGKGKIGVGTLMTIAAIGAVLLGEVAEAAALAFLFSISEGLEEYSLARTRRGLRALLTLVPAQATVLRNGSESTVSPAELRVGDLMLVKPGERVATDGLIRTGRTALDVSAITGESVPVEAGPGQAVYAGSINGSGVLEVEVTTTAEDNSLARIVRIVEAEQSRKGQAQRLADRIAKPLVPGVMIAAALIAVAGSLLGDPGTWIERALVVLVAASPCALAISVPVSVVAAVGAASKQGVLIKGGAAVEALGAIRGVALDKTGTLTRNAPAVVAVVAAPGHAQDRVLEVAAALEARSEHPLARAILAAVPAVTPATDVEAVPGAGLTGTFDGRPVRLGRPGWVPSGVLADEVERMQQAGATAVLIEEDGQLLGAVAVRDELRPEAAQVVAQLRRDGYHVAMLTGDNTLTATALAREVGIDQVHADLRPEDKAALVAQLRNQRRTAMVGDGVNDAPALATADLGIAMGAMGTDVAIETADVALMGEDLRHLPQAFAHARRARHIMLQNVGLSLAIIVVLMPLALTGALGLAAVVLVHEIAEVVVIANGVRAGRTRPLPHAAPTGTPVPLERPAPVAR encoded by the coding sequence ATGAGCGACGCGTGCGGCTGCAGCGACGACGAGACCACCCCCGCCGGCAAGGAGGCCGAGGAGCACGAGGCCGAGCGGCTGTGGGAGGTCAGCGAGCTGCGCTTCGCCGCGGTCGCCGGCGTCCTGCTCCTGGCCGGCCTGATCGCGGGGTCCATGGAGCAGCCCGCGGTCGCGTTGGTCCTGAACTGGGTCGCCCTGCTTGTCGGGGCGTGGACGTTCGTGCCGAGCACGTTGCGGCGGCTGGGCAAGGGCAAGATCGGCGTCGGGACGCTGATGACGATCGCCGCGATCGGCGCAGTCCTGCTGGGCGAGGTAGCCGAGGCGGCCGCGCTGGCGTTCTTGTTCTCGATCAGCGAGGGCCTGGAGGAGTACTCCCTGGCCCGCACCCGTCGAGGCCTTCGGGCGCTGCTGACCCTGGTACCCGCGCAGGCCACGGTGCTGCGCAACGGGTCGGAGTCCACGGTGTCCCCCGCGGAGCTGCGGGTCGGGGATCTGATGCTGGTCAAGCCCGGCGAGCGGGTCGCCACCGACGGGCTGATCCGCACCGGCCGGACCGCGCTGGACGTCTCGGCCATCACCGGTGAGTCCGTGCCGGTGGAGGCCGGGCCTGGGCAGGCGGTGTACGCCGGGTCGATCAACGGCTCCGGTGTGCTGGAGGTCGAGGTCACCACCACGGCCGAGGACAACTCCCTGGCGCGGATCGTGCGCATCGTCGAGGCCGAGCAGTCCCGCAAGGGCCAGGCCCAGCGCCTCGCCGACCGCATCGCCAAGCCGCTGGTGCCTGGCGTGATGATCGCCGCCGCACTCATCGCCGTCGCCGGCAGCCTCCTGGGAGACCCCGGCACGTGGATCGAGCGGGCCCTGGTGGTCCTGGTCGCGGCCTCACCGTGCGCCCTGGCGATCTCCGTGCCGGTGTCCGTCGTCGCGGCCGTGGGAGCGGCGTCCAAGCAGGGCGTGCTGATCAAGGGCGGCGCGGCGGTCGAAGCACTCGGCGCCATCCGCGGAGTCGCGCTGGACAAGACCGGGACCCTGACCCGCAACGCCCCCGCCGTGGTGGCCGTCGTCGCGGCCCCCGGACACGCCCAGGACCGCGTGCTGGAGGTCGCCGCGGCCCTCGAGGCCCGCAGCGAGCACCCCCTGGCCCGCGCCATCCTGGCCGCCGTGCCGGCGGTCACCCCCGCGACCGACGTCGAAGCCGTGCCCGGCGCCGGCCTGACCGGCACCTTCGACGGTCGACCGGTCCGGCTCGGCCGACCCGGCTGGGTGCCGTCCGGCGTACTGGCCGACGAGGTGGAGCGGATGCAGCAGGCGGGTGCCACCGCCGTCCTGATCGAGGAGGACGGGCAGCTGCTCGGTGCCGTCGCGGTGCGGGACGAGCTGCGCCCCGAGGCCGCGCAGGTCGTGGCCCAGCTGCGCCGCGACGGGTACCACGTCGCCATGCTCACCGGCGATAACACCCTGACCGCCACCGCCCTGGCCCGGGAGGTCGGCATCGACCAGGTGCATGCCGACCTGCGCCCGGAGGACAAAGCCGCACTGGTCGCCCAGCTGCGCAACCAGCGGCGCACCGCCATGGTGGGCGACGGCGTCAACGACGCCCCCGCCCTGGCGACCGCTGACCTGGGGATCGCCATGGGTGCGATGGGTACCGACGTCGCGATCGAGACCGCCGACGTCGCGCTCATGGGCGAGGACCTGCGTCACCTGCCACAGGCGTTCGCCCACGCCCGCAGGGCCCGGCACATCATGCTGCAGAACGTCGGCCTGTCCCTGGCGATCATCGTCGTGCTCATGCCCCTCGCCCTGACCGGGGCCCTGGGGCTGGCTGCGGTGGTGCTCGTCCACGAGATCGCTGAGGTCGTCGTGATCGCCAACGGTGTCCGCGCCGGGCGCACCCGCCCCCTCCCGCACGCCGCCCCGACCGGGACGCCCGTTCCCCTCGAGCGTCCGGCACCGGTCGCCCGATGA
- the lspA gene encoding signal peptidase II has translation MTVTTATARQTGARGPAGRRVAAALGVTLVAAVDLAAKAWAVAALQDRVIPVGPVDLRLAYNPGVAFSVGAGAPTWLVLTVTSLVTAAVGVVAWRTAAAPSRERLAALALVLGGAVANLVDRAGDGVVTDYLHSGWFPTFNLADTAIVIGAALLVLTGLRHLAPDDAEPSTRPNRSEGERST, from the coding sequence ATGACCGTGACGACGGCGACCGCACGCCAGACGGGCGCGCGCGGCCCGGCGGGGCGACGCGTCGCAGCAGCCCTGGGGGTCACGCTGGTCGCCGCCGTCGACCTGGCCGCCAAGGCGTGGGCGGTCGCAGCGCTGCAAGACCGAGTCATCCCTGTGGGCCCGGTCGACCTGCGGCTGGCCTATAACCCCGGGGTCGCCTTCTCCGTCGGGGCCGGCGCGCCGACCTGGCTCGTGCTCACCGTCACCTCCCTCGTGACTGCCGCAGTTGGCGTGGTCGCCTGGCGGACCGCCGCCGCCCCCTCGCGGGAGCGGCTGGCTGCCCTCGCCCTGGTCCTGGGTGGTGCAGTCGCGAACCTCGTCGACCGAGCCGGGGACGGGGTCGTCACCGACTACCTGCACAGCGGGTGGTTCCCGACCTTCAACCTCGCCGACACCGCCATCGTCATCGGCGCCGCGCTACTGGTGCTGACCGGCCTTCGGCACCTTGCGCCCGATGATGCCGAGCCCAGCACACGACCGAATCGCTCCGAGGGCGAGCGGTCGACATGA
- a CDS encoding TlpA family protein disulfide reductase: MSVGDVPAVRRHAVRTTPARVGRTALRGLLFGTIAAIFLAGCASAVTGGWTEDGSEAGYVSGDGTVAMWDAADRGEPVRLVGKDFAGADVDTGAWAGDVVVINTWYAACPPCRAEAPDLVAAATDYADEGVHFIGINGTDDVGAAQPFERNFQIPYPSIHDADGSAIAALQGRVPVEAVPTTVVLDRQARVLGRIIGLLDPTTLRELIDTALAEAP, encoded by the coding sequence ATGAGCGTCGGGGACGTGCCGGCGGTTCGGCGGCACGCGGTGCGCACCACCCCTGCCCGAGTCGGGCGCACGGCGCTCCGTGGCCTGCTCTTCGGGACGATCGCCGCGATCTTCCTCGCCGGGTGCGCGTCGGCGGTGACCGGCGGGTGGACGGAGGACGGCAGCGAGGCGGGGTACGTCTCTGGGGATGGCACCGTGGCGATGTGGGATGCCGCGGACCGCGGCGAGCCGGTGCGCTTGGTCGGCAAGGACTTCGCGGGCGCCGACGTGGACACCGGTGCATGGGCCGGTGACGTCGTGGTGATCAACACCTGGTACGCGGCCTGCCCGCCGTGCCGGGCAGAGGCGCCTGACTTGGTCGCCGCCGCTACGGACTACGCCGACGAAGGGGTTCACTTCATCGGGATCAACGGGACCGACGACGTCGGCGCTGCGCAGCCCTTCGAACGCAATTTCCAGATCCCCTACCCAAGCATCCACGACGCCGACGGGTCCGCGATCGCCGCCCTGCAGGGGCGGGTGCCGGTCGAGGCGGTTCCCACGACCGTGGTGCTGGACCGGCAGGCGCGGGTGCTGGGTCGCATCATCGGTCTCCTGGACCCGACCACCCTGCGTGAGCTGATCGACACCGCGCTGGCCGAGGCGCCGTGA
- a CDS encoding cytochrome c biogenesis CcdA family protein gives MSGGFWQDLASTFQETAFSGPMLLAVPVAIIAGVVSFASPCVIPLLPGYFAFVTGMSGASTGQRSKAVLLTGVGLFVLGFSAVFVLLGVTFGSLGVAIRPWLAVVMPVMGALVVLMGLSFLGWIPGLQRERRIHLAPRQGLLGAPLLGIVFGLGWAPCIGPTLATVLSLSLNEASALRGALLAAAYAAGLGIPFLLIALGAHRSTAAVTFLRQHRVAIMRIGGALLVVIGIALMTGLWTAWTQSLQGLIGGFVTVI, from the coding sequence GTGAGCGGTGGGTTCTGGCAGGACCTGGCCAGCACGTTCCAGGAGACCGCCTTCTCCGGGCCGATGCTCCTCGCGGTCCCTGTGGCGATCATCGCCGGAGTCGTCTCGTTCGCCTCACCCTGCGTGATCCCGCTGCTGCCTGGGTACTTCGCCTTCGTCACCGGAATGAGCGGTGCCTCCACAGGCCAACGGTCCAAGGCCGTCCTACTGACCGGCGTCGGCCTGTTCGTCCTGGGCTTCTCGGCGGTGTTCGTCCTCCTCGGAGTGACCTTCGGCTCCCTCGGGGTCGCGATACGGCCATGGCTCGCGGTCGTCATGCCCGTCATGGGTGCACTGGTCGTGCTCATGGGGTTGTCGTTCCTCGGGTGGATTCCCGGCCTACAACGCGAACGCCGCATCCACCTCGCCCCCCGCCAGGGACTGCTCGGCGCACCTCTCCTCGGTATCGTCTTCGGCCTCGGATGGGCGCCCTGCATCGGGCCTACCTTGGCCACCGTGCTGTCGTTGTCCCTGAACGAGGCCAGCGCCCTGCGTGGGGCACTCCTGGCCGCGGCCTACGCCGCGGGTCTCGGGATCCCGTTCCTGCTGATCGCCCTAGGTGCGCACCGCTCCACCGCCGCGGTGACGTTCCTCCGCCAGCACCGGGTGGCGATCATGCGCATCGGCGGGGCGCTGCTGGTCGTGATCGGCATCGCCCTGATGACCGGGCTGTGGACCGCATGGACCCAGAGCCTCCAAGGGCTCATCGGAGGCTTCGTCACCGTGATCTGA
- a CDS encoding F510_1955 family glycosylhydrolase, which yields MHGVAFNPADDKVYLATHDGLFRYDDTGPVRVGPVIDLMGFTVAGPDHFYASGHPGPGVDMANPVGLIESTDAGETWSTLSREGQTDFHTLTASAAGVTGFDGTAVLNTTDGQAWTTLSPPVATFALAASPDGTTLLTTSQSGPARSTDGGKTWALVPEAPLLQLTFFADDQTVVGVAPDGNMFLSTDAGTTWAAKGTVSEAPEAVTARNQPDGQLEILVVIEDALLRSVDGGETFTS from the coding sequence GTGCACGGCGTCGCGTTCAACCCCGCCGACGACAAGGTCTACCTGGCCACCCACGACGGCCTATTCCGCTACGACGACACCGGCCCCGTCCGCGTCGGCCCGGTGATCGACCTGATGGGCTTCACCGTCGCCGGCCCAGACCACTTCTACGCCTCAGGGCACCCAGGGCCTGGCGTCGACATGGCCAATCCTGTCGGGCTGATCGAATCCACCGACGCCGGCGAGACCTGGTCGACCCTTTCGCGCGAAGGGCAGACCGACTTTCACACCCTCACCGCCTCCGCGGCCGGGGTCACGGGATTCGACGGAACTGCGGTGCTGAACACCACCGACGGACAGGCCTGGACCACCCTGTCACCCCCCGTCGCCACCTTCGCCCTCGCAGCCTCCCCAGACGGGACCACCCTGCTCACCACAAGCCAGTCCGGGCCCGCACGCTCCACCGACGGCGGCAAGACCTGGGCACTCGTCCCAGAAGCGCCACTGCTACAGCTCACCTTCTTCGCCGACGACCAGACCGTCGTCGGCGTCGCACCCGACGGGAACATGTTCCTCAGCACCGACGCCGGAACGACCTGGGCGGCGAAGGGCACCGTCAGCGAAGCACCCGAAGCGGTCACGGCACGGAACCAACCTGACGGCCAGCTCGAGATCCTCGTCGTAATCGAGGACGCACTGCTCCGGTCCGTGGACGGCGGGGAGACATTCACCAGCTGA
- a CDS encoding recombinase family protein, whose protein sequence is MATIGYARVSTREQNPDGQTDALEAAGCDKIFVEHASGTLAKRPALSDALGYLREGDSLVVTKLDRLGRSVRNLKQIADELQRRGVGLRALSQGIDTTTPGGRLFFHMLAAIAEFEHDLIVERTHDGLAAARARGRKGGPKFKMTPTKIRQARAMYDEGAHTVQEIADTFGVSRPTIYRHLAEHVERA, encoded by the coding sequence ATGGCCACGATCGGATACGCCCGCGTCTCGACGCGCGAGCAGAACCCCGACGGTCAGACCGACGCGCTCGAAGCGGCCGGCTGCGACAAGATCTTCGTCGAGCACGCTTCCGGCACCCTGGCGAAGCGACCCGCGCTGAGCGATGCTCTCGGTTACCTGCGGGAGGGGGACTCGCTCGTCGTGACGAAGCTCGACCGGCTTGGCCGATCCGTCCGCAACCTCAAGCAGATCGCCGACGAGCTACAACGGCGCGGAGTGGGCCTTCGGGCGCTGTCCCAGGGCATCGATACGACCACACCGGGCGGGAGGTTGTTCTTCCATATGCTCGCCGCCATCGCCGAGTTCGAGCACGACCTCATCGTGGAGCGCACGCACGATGGCCTCGCGGCGGCGCGAGCTCGGGGGCGCAAGGGCGGCCCGAAGTTCAAGATGACGCCGACGAAAATCCGGCAGGCCCGCGCGATGTATGACGAGGGCGCGCACACCGTGCAAGAGATCGCCGACACTTTCGGGGTATCCCGGCCCACGATCTACCGGCACCTGGCCGAGCACGTCGAGCGAGCCTGA
- a CDS encoding aldo/keto reductase: protein MHALEGLDLWAYSPLLTGAYVRADRPLSAGYDHPGTTRRLQALAAVADELGVTRNQVVLAWLLGHTPAVHPILGVSSVAQLSEAMAARDLVLDASTRARLDDVR from the coding sequence GTGCACGCTCTCGAGGGCCTGGACCTGTGGGCGTACTCACCGCTGCTCACGGGCGCCTACGTGCGCGCCGACCGGCCGCTCTCCGCGGGCTACGACCACCCGGGCACCACGCGCCGGCTGCAGGCGCTCGCGGCGGTGGCCGACGAGCTCGGCGTCACGCGCAACCAGGTGGTGCTCGCCTGGCTGCTGGGTCACACGCCCGCGGTGCACCCGATCCTGGGGGTGAGCTCGGTGGCGCAGCTGTCCGAGGCGATGGCGGCCCGCGACCTGGTCCTGGACGCGTCGACGCGCGCGCGGCTCGACGACGTCCGGTGA
- a CDS encoding MerR family transcriptional regulator, with protein MTGIAPGEIAERTGLSLDALRYYEREGLVGPIARSAGGQRRYTDDDVAWIGIVTCLRDAGLGIADLRRFTELLRPEAGETDRVAFLRRRRDELEERAQRIRSALHVLDEKIAWYSDHP; from the coding sequence ATGACGGGGATCGCACCGGGGGAGATCGCCGAGCGCACCGGGCTGAGCCTCGACGCGCTGCGCTACTACGAGCGCGAGGGCCTCGTGGGTCCGATCGCGCGTTCGGCGGGCGGGCAGCGCCGGTACACCGACGACGACGTCGCCTGGATCGGCATCGTGACGTGCCTGCGCGATGCCGGGCTGGGCATCGCGGACCTGCGGCGATTCACCGAGCTGCTGCGGCCGGAGGCGGGCGAGACCGACCGCGTCGCGTTCCTGCGCCGGCGCCGCGACGAGCTCGAGGAGCGGGCGCAGCGCATCCGGTCCGCGCTCCACGTGCTCGACGAGAAGATCGCCTGGTACTCGGACCACCCCTGA
- a CDS encoding DUF5997 family protein: protein MKPSTAAAKLDVYLPATPEEFRAGMVTRDELAALQADPPAWLTDLRRNGPHPRNVVAARLRVSTSGLARAGVTEALTTEEINALIAEPPEWLERERQTFEEVRREERRIAARDADRRATQP, encoded by the coding sequence ATGAAGCCGTCCACCGCGGCGGCCAAGCTCGACGTGTACCTGCCCGCGACGCCCGAGGAGTTCCGGGCGGGGATGGTGACGCGTGACGAGCTCGCCGCGCTCCAGGCCGACCCGCCCGCGTGGCTCACGGACCTGCGGCGCAACGGCCCGCACCCGCGCAACGTGGTCGCGGCCCGCCTGCGCGTCTCCACGTCGGGCCTGGCCCGTGCGGGCGTCACCGAGGCGCTCACGACCGAGGAGATCAACGCGCTGATCGCCGAGCCGCCGGAGTGGCTCGAGCGGGAGCGGCAGACGTTCGAGGAGGTGCGCCGCGAGGAGCGTCGCATCGCCGCCCGCGACGCCGACCGCCGCGCCACCCAGCCCTGA
- a CDS encoding LysR family transcriptional regulator substrate-binding protein, producing MTPDSPTVRTFRLGMVPGVNPSRWVRVWEERLRDTPLTLVPVAAADAVAALHAGTIDASLLRLPVDRDGLDVIPLYTEATVVVVPKDHLFTAADEITAADLADETLVVPADDVLGWADAPGERFAGDVATTGDAVDLVAAGHAVLVVPHSVGRLHQRRRLVTRPVTDAPGSQVGLAWVTDRYDDLTEELIGIVRGRTAASSRGRGAPAEPRTPAVKGGAARTPKTGSGKAKQVPGRSGARTPKARQAPRGKRR from the coding sequence ATGACCCCCGACAGCCCCACCGTCCGCACGTTCCGGCTGGGCATGGTCCCGGGCGTCAACCCCAGCCGGTGGGTCCGGGTCTGGGAGGAGCGCCTGCGGGACACGCCGCTCACGCTCGTCCCCGTGGCCGCAGCGGACGCCGTCGCGGCGCTGCACGCCGGGACGATCGACGCGAGCCTGCTGCGCCTGCCCGTGGACCGCGACGGGCTGGACGTCATCCCGCTCTACACCGAGGCCACGGTCGTCGTCGTCCCCAAGGACCACCTGTTCACCGCGGCCGACGAGATCACCGCCGCGGACCTGGCCGACGAGACGCTCGTGGTCCCCGCCGACGACGTGCTCGGCTGGGCCGACGCGCCCGGCGAGCGGTTCGCGGGCGACGTCGCGACGACGGGCGACGCGGTGGACCTGGTCGCCGCCGGCCACGCGGTGCTGGTGGTGCCGCACTCCGTGGGGCGTCTGCACCAGCGGCGGCGCCTGGTGACGCGCCCGGTGACCGACGCCCCCGGTTCGCAGGTGGGGCTCGCGTGGGTGACGGACCGCTACGACGACCTCACCGAGGAGCTCATCGGCATCGTTCGCGGCCGTACGGCCGCCTCGTCCCGCGGCCGTGGCGCACCGGCCGAGCCCCGCACGCCCGCGGTCAAGGGCGGCGCCGCGCGCACCCCCAAGACCGGCTCCGGCAAGGCCAAACAGGTCCCGGGCCGCTCGGGCGCGCGCACCCCCAAGGCCCGCCAGGCCCCCCGCGGCAAACGCCGCTGA
- the trmB gene encoding tRNA (guanosine(46)-N7)-methyltransferase TrmB, translating into MSLPSDAFQHVASRPHEPLRTFHPRRAALGRDREDALARLFPRWGFSVHDEAAPFPRTDDGHLDAGTLFGRHAPLVLEIGPGMGDTTVAMAAADPGRDYLAVEVHLPGLAQLLLLVERAGLSNVRVAHGDALELVRHALAPGALDAVHAFFPDPWPKARHHKRRLVQPEHVALLRSRLRPGGTLHVATDWEPYAHQMAQVLADDPGLVSDGLGDRPAHRPVTKFESRALAEGRRSYDVVARRRA; encoded by the coding sequence GTGAGCCTGCCGTCGGACGCGTTCCAGCACGTCGCGTCGCGTCCGCACGAGCCGCTGCGCACGTTCCACCCGCGCCGCGCCGCGCTGGGGCGTGACCGCGAGGACGCGCTCGCGCGCCTGTTCCCCCGCTGGGGCTTCTCGGTGCACGACGAGGCCGCGCCCTTCCCACGCACCGACGACGGCCACCTGGACGCCGGCACGCTGTTCGGACGCCACGCGCCGCTGGTGCTCGAGATCGGCCCGGGCATGGGGGACACGACCGTCGCCATGGCCGCCGCGGACCCGGGCCGCGACTACCTGGCGGTCGAGGTGCACCTGCCGGGCCTGGCGCAGCTGCTGCTCCTGGTCGAGCGGGCGGGCCTGAGCAACGTGCGCGTGGCGCACGGCGACGCCCTGGAGCTGGTGCGTCACGCGCTGGCCCCCGGCGCGCTGGACGCCGTGCACGCGTTCTTCCCCGACCCGTGGCCCAAGGCCCGCCACCACAAGCGTCGCCTGGTGCAGCCCGAGCACGTCGCGCTGCTGCGCTCGCGGCTGCGGCCCGGCGGCACGCTGCACGTGGCCACCGACTGGGAGCCGTACGCGCACCAGATGGCGCAGGTGCTGGCCGACGACCCCGGCCTGGTCAGCGACGGGCTGGGCGATCGTCCCGCGCACCGGCCCGTCACCAAGTTCGAGTCCCGCGCGCTGGCCGAGGGCCGCCGCTCCTACGACGTCGTCGCCCGGAGGCGCGCATGA
- a CDS encoding cellulose binding domain-containing protein produces MTLAAATGVAAHAASDPGAVPTAHTAGRIAAGTDGSARFSWPGVYFEGRFEGTGVGIVLDDAAGDYDVAIDGRRVTTLVTPGTTTHRVDGLAAGTHTVRVVKRNESPWATSTFGGFVAVPGGRILAAPPARDLQLELVGDSFTAGYGNESTSRECTGDQVNRTTNADLSFGALAARALGADYQVNAFSGRGMVRNYAGGEPGTSYRTYADRALLAVAGDVWQRPAGWTPDAVVIGLGINDFSTPVGGGEQWTTASLRTAWVDAYTQYLDTLRARYGSQTYLVVSTTSYGGADFPVLAQQVVARQQAAGDERVLLWDYSSAPLDFQGCHWHPSLADHRVLAQRLTALLDPLLPDGGPTPTPSPTGTPTPTATPTPTPTPTPTTSPTPTAPPTSSAQGCVATLSVLGSWPGGYQAAVRITSPERAIESWRVTFTLPAGGAVVQSWSGDVTAQGTAITVRPQAWNGRLPAGGSTEVGFIGSGPVPGGIATACQVP; encoded by the coding sequence GTGACGCTCGCGGCAGCCACGGGCGTGGCCGCACACGCGGCGAGCGACCCGGGCGCCGTACCCACGGCCCACACCGCGGGACGCATCGCGGCAGGCACGGACGGGTCGGCGCGGTTCAGCTGGCCGGGCGTCTACTTCGAGGGCCGGTTCGAGGGCACCGGGGTCGGCATCGTGCTGGACGACGCCGCGGGCGACTACGACGTCGCGATCGACGGACGGCGGGTCACCACGCTCGTCACGCCCGGCACCACGACGCACCGGGTCGACGGGCTCGCCGCCGGTACGCACACCGTGCGCGTGGTCAAGCGGAACGAGAGCCCGTGGGCCACCAGCACGTTCGGCGGGTTCGTCGCGGTGCCCGGCGGCCGGATCCTGGCGGCGCCGCCGGCGCGGGACCTGCAGCTCGAGCTCGTCGGGGACTCGTTCACCGCGGGCTACGGCAACGAGTCGACCAGCCGCGAGTGCACGGGCGACCAGGTCAACCGGACCACCAACGCCGACCTCTCGTTCGGCGCGCTCGCGGCCCGCGCGCTCGGGGCGGACTACCAGGTCAACGCGTTCTCCGGGCGCGGGATGGTGCGCAACTACGCGGGCGGGGAGCCGGGCACCAGCTACCGCACGTACGCGGACCGCGCGCTCCTGGCGGTCGCGGGGGACGTGTGGCAGCGCCCCGCGGGCTGGACGCCGGACGCCGTGGTGATCGGGCTGGGCATCAACGACTTCTCGACGCCCGTGGGCGGCGGCGAGCAGTGGACCACGGCCTCGCTGCGCACCGCGTGGGTGGACGCGTACACGCAGTACCTGGACACGCTGCGCGCGCGGTACGGGTCGCAGACGTACCTGGTGGTCAGCACCACGTCCTACGGCGGCGCCGACTTCCCCGTGCTCGCGCAGCAGGTGGTCGCACGGCAGCAGGCCGCGGGTGACGAGCGCGTGCTGCTGTGGGACTACAGCTCGGCGCCGCTGGACTTCCAGGGCTGCCACTGGCACCCGTCGCTGGCCGACCACCGCGTGCTGGCCCAGCGGCTGACCGCGCTGCTGGACCCGCTGCTTCCCGACGGCGGCCCCACCCCGACGCCGAGCCCGACCGGGACCCCGACCCCCACTGCGACACCGACTCCCACGCCCACCCCCACCCCCACCACCTCGCCGACGCCCACCGCGCCGCCCACGTCCTCCGCGCAGGGCTGCGTCGCGACCCTGAGCGTGCTCGGCAGCTGGCCCGGCGGCTACCAGGCCGCCGTGCGCATCACGTCCCCGGAGCGGGCGATCGAGAGCTGGCGTGTGACGTTCACGCTCCCCGCGGGTGGCGCCGTCGTGCAGTCGTGGTCGGGTGACGTGACCGCGCAGGGCACCGCGATCACCGTCCGACCCCAGGCCTGGAACGGCCGGCTGCCCGCGGGCGGCTCGACCGAGGTGGGGTTCATCGGCTCGGGTCCGGTGCCCGGCGGCATCGCCACCGCCTGCCAGGTCCCCTGA
- a CDS encoding alpha/beta hydrolase has translation MADQTTVDVLGAPWQARTLRLRPDDEAARSGVDPVATLVARPSRHRRAVLYVHGFVDYFFHPHVADALDAAGWDLVGLDLRDYGRSMREGRPPNHTRELAVYTEEIDAAVALLRQDHDRVALLGHSTGGLVAALWADARPGRIDALVLNSPWLDLRGSWFERHLLTWALNPLGRLAPDLVVGRVAPHYGRALHAGTGGEWDYDLAWKPHEGFPARASFVRTVRRSQARVARGLHIEAPVLVLTSDASGPDDREHDALLTTDSVLDVAHMAARAPLLGPDVRLVVVPGGAHDLALSPLPARDEYLRQVVGFLEARVPA, from the coding sequence ATGGCTGACCAGACCACCGTCGACGTGCTCGGGGCGCCCTGGCAGGCGCGCACGCTGCGGCTCCGCCCGGACGACGAGGCGGCACGCTCGGGCGTGGACCCGGTCGCGACGCTCGTCGCACGTCCGTCCCGGCACCGCCGCGCGGTCCTGTACGTGCACGGGTTCGTGGACTACTTCTTCCACCCGCACGTCGCCGACGCGCTCGACGCGGCCGGCTGGGACCTGGTGGGCCTGGACCTGCGCGACTACGGGCGTTCCATGCGCGAGGGCCGGCCGCCCAACCACACGCGCGAGCTCGCGGTCTACACCGAGGAGATCGACGCGGCCGTCGCGCTGCTGCGGCAGGACCACGACCGCGTGGCGCTGCTCGGGCACTCCACGGGCGGCCTGGTCGCGGCGCTGTGGGCCGATGCGCGGCCGGGCCGGATCGACGCGCTCGTGCTCAACTCGCCGTGGCTGGACCTGCGCGGCAGCTGGTTCGAGCGGCACCTGCTCACCTGGGCGCTGAACCCGCTGGGCCGGCTGGCACCCGATCTCGTCGTCGGGCGGGTCGCCCCGCACTACGGACGCGCGCTGCACGCGGGCACGGGCGGCGAGTGGGACTACGACCTGGCGTGGAAGCCGCACGAGGGCTTCCCCGCGCGCGCGTCGTTCGTGCGGACCGTGCGCCGCAGCCAGGCCCGCGTCGCGCGCGGGCTGCACATCGAGGCGCCCGTGCTGGTTCTGACGTCCGACGCGTCGGGTCCCGACGACCGCGAGCACGACGCGCTGCTCACCACCGACTCGGTGCTTGACGTCGCGCACATGGCCGCGCGGGCCCCCCTGCTGGGCCCCGACGTGCGGCTCGTCGTCGTCCCCGGCGGCGCGCACGACCTGGCGCTGTCTCCCCTGCCGGCGCGCGATGAGTACCTGCGCCAGGTGGTCGGGTTCCTCGAGGCCCGCGTCCCGGCCTGA